The following are from one region of the Salicibibacter kimchii genome:
- a CDS encoding DUF92 domain-containing protein: MTVLLLISVAFIASLAYRYQALTVGGAWTAFLVGAAIAVSFSYEGLIILALFFIGSTIFGRLPARTFKREKERRTAGQVFANGGVAALLAISALLFANDELTGIMFISALAAAGSDTWATEGGKRWGGRPYHLRINTRTPAGRSGAISPIGTLFAFLGSGLIAIFGSLLLLGGSWMSLIWIAGFAGAMADTVIGAYLQEERQCVRCNSLTEEKSHCGHPTRIVRGVPGFDNDKVNMACTIVSPLFAMIIVFLV, translated from the coding sequence GTGACGGTTCTCCTTCTTATCAGTGTTGCCTTTATTGCCTCCCTTGCCTACCGGTATCAAGCACTAACCGTTGGCGGTGCCTGGACGGCTTTTCTTGTCGGCGCCGCGATTGCGGTTTCTTTTTCTTACGAAGGCCTCATCATTCTGGCGTTATTTTTCATCGGTAGCACGATCTTCGGCCGATTGCCGGCCCGTACATTTAAGCGTGAAAAAGAACGACGCACAGCCGGGCAAGTGTTCGCGAATGGCGGAGTCGCGGCTCTCCTTGCTATCTCGGCACTGTTGTTTGCGAACGATGAACTGACCGGGATCATGTTCATCAGCGCGCTCGCTGCTGCGGGCAGTGACACTTGGGCAACGGAAGGCGGCAAGCGCTGGGGCGGACGCCCTTATCATCTCAGAATCAATACACGAACGCCTGCCGGCCGCTCGGGGGCGATTTCTCCTATCGGTACGTTGTTTGCTTTTCTCGGAAGCGGTCTCATCGCAATCTTCGGCAGTCTTTTGCTTCTGGGAGGATCTTGGATGTCATTGATTTGGATCGCCGGTTTTGCAGGAGCAATGGCTGATACGGTCATTGGCGCATATCTTCAAGAAGAACGTCAATGTGTGCGTTGCAACAGCCTTACGGAAGAAAAAAGCCATTGCGGTCACCCCACCCGAATTGTACGGGGCGTTCCGGGGTTTGACAATGATAAGGTGAACATGGCATGCACCATTGTTTCCCCCTTATTCGCCATGATTATCGTCTTCCTCGTATAG
- a CDS encoding rhomboid family intramembrane serine protease, with translation MEVRDQDVLFWELAHHLVVKNGFQAVHVTNDRKKLWLEKETDKEQFLISLSKIDLAWSRGLGKLMKDNARESQSFKRASLRKNTVYHNLYITSMAPADDWKSTTSEIIYTDAARRKPMQTWLFAASVGAQHGDDIVKFLHLLNAGDHWPSKEEMLHSDDHSRAQKTAHQRQRIVRNIEREQEEAINVFTYGKSRFTYILLVLILMIFVWMEMVADSTNVLALIDFGAKYNPLIDDGEWWRILTSMFLHIGFFHLFMNSLALLFLGTAVERIFGTARFIWIYMVAGIVGSTASYAFTEQVSAGASGAIFGCFGALVFFGVNHRRLFFRTIGRSVIVILLINVIFGTIVPMVDNGAHMGGLVGGFLAAATVGMPDKTYKLKQLGVVPAIAALLVILFAYGYYGEGNDPEEPIVQIQLAQELMEEEAYDEAYDTMASVIDGTAMPEAYFMIGNAAFGREDYEEAESFYQEALAENPDFHEAAYNLALVYSEAGEEEQALEYVERALELEPDNDQYEDLLEELQGA, from the coding sequence ATGGAGGTTAGAGATCAAGATGTGCTCTTTTGGGAGCTCGCGCATCATCTCGTAGTGAAAAATGGATTCCAAGCCGTCCATGTGACGAACGATCGAAAGAAACTATGGTTGGAAAAGGAGACGGACAAGGAACAATTCTTGATTTCCCTTTCCAAAATCGATCTGGCATGGAGTAGAGGCCTTGGCAAATTAATGAAGGATAATGCCCGCGAGTCTCAATCCTTTAAAAGGGCTTCTCTCCGTAAGAATACGGTCTACCATAATTTGTATATTACTTCAATGGCACCCGCGGACGATTGGAAAAGCACGACGAGCGAAATTATTTATACCGATGCGGCAAGGCGAAAGCCGATGCAAACGTGGCTGTTTGCTGCATCGGTCGGGGCACAGCACGGGGATGATATCGTAAAGTTTTTACACTTGTTAAACGCGGGTGATCATTGGCCGAGCAAAGAAGAAATGCTTCACAGTGACGATCATTCGCGTGCCCAGAAAACAGCTCATCAACGGCAACGCATTGTAAGAAATATTGAGCGGGAACAAGAGGAAGCGATCAATGTTTTTACATATGGAAAGTCACGTTTCACATATATTTTGCTCGTCTTAATCCTCATGATTTTTGTCTGGATGGAAATGGTCGCGGACTCCACAAATGTACTGGCGTTGATTGACTTCGGTGCGAAATACAACCCGCTCATCGATGATGGCGAGTGGTGGCGTATTTTGACTTCTATGTTTTTGCATATCGGGTTTTTTCACTTATTTATGAACTCATTAGCTCTTCTTTTTCTTGGGACGGCAGTGGAGCGTATTTTCGGAACGGCGCGGTTTATTTGGATATACATGGTTGCCGGGATCGTTGGCTCGACAGCCAGTTATGCGTTCACGGAACAAGTTTCAGCGGGAGCTTCCGGAGCAATTTTTGGCTGTTTCGGTGCTTTGGTGTTCTTCGGGGTCAACCATCGACGCCTTTTTTTCCGAACGATTGGAAGAAGTGTCATTGTTATTCTCCTGATTAATGTCATCTTCGGAACGATCGTTCCGATGGTTGACAACGGCGCCCATATGGGAGGTTTAGTCGGAGGATTTCTTGCTGCTGCAACGGTGGGCATGCCTGATAAGACGTATAAATTAAAACAGCTTGGCGTGGTTCCCGCGATTGCCGCACTCCTCGTCATTTTATTTGCCTATGGCTATTACGGTGAAGGGAACGACCCGGAGGAACCGATTGTTCAGATTCAATTGGCTCAAGAGCTTATGGAAGAAGAAGCGTATGATGAGGCCTACGATACGATGGCGAGTGTGATTGATGGGACAGCTATGCCTGAGGCGTATTTCATGATCGGAAATGCAGCTTTCGGACGCGAGGATTACGAGGAAGCCGAGAGCTTTTATCAAGAAGCATTGGCCGAGAATCCTGATTTTCACGAGGCAGCGTATAATCTCGCGCTTGTTTATTCCGAAGCAGGCGAGGAAGAACAAGCGCTTGAATACGTGGAACGTGCTCTTGAATTAGAACCAGATAACGACCAATACGAAGATTTACTGGAAGAACTTCAGGGGGCTTGA
- a CDS encoding YqgQ family protein, with product MKINSIYDIRQLLLRYHSVIYTRDPNADIILMEEELAMLKEAGLLEAKDYYACKLVLQAEQRRLEQNDQG from the coding sequence ATGAAAATTAATTCAATCTATGATATACGCCAATTGTTGTTACGCTATCATTCGGTGATCTATACAAGAGATCCGAATGCGGATATCATCTTGATGGAAGAAGAATTGGCCATGTTAAAAGAAGCAGGGTTATTGGAGGCGAAAGATTATTATGCTTGCAAGCTTGTTTTGCAAGCGGAGCAACGAAGGTTGGAACAAAACGATCAAGGGTAA
- a CDS encoding ROK family protein: protein MTTYIVGVDVGATTTKFGLLTSRGEHREQWKIPTDKKNGGKDFPPQIIAGIEERFRKHGISKGQVLGVGIGVPGFIDEDEEVVSAPNIGWKSYPLQSVFADAFDVPVCINNDANLAAAGEHWQGAGKNEASTFFITIGTGVGGGMIVNGELVNGVSGTAGEIGHTLVVPHGRLCTCGREGCLEEYVAVKGLRRSLRDHLRNGMDTSRLHEDSDAIAIYEAAASGDALARHIVNEAAYYLGYALANVATMLNPEKIIIGGGISAAGDTLLQPLHLHFKRFVLKEADRKLALEPARFGNDAGIYGAAWLVMKRLGYFDGRRWPLK, encoded by the coding sequence ATGACAACGTACATTGTAGGTGTCGACGTCGGGGCCACCACAACAAAATTCGGCCTGCTGACGAGTAGGGGAGAGCATCGGGAACAATGGAAGATTCCGACAGACAAAAAAAATGGGGGCAAAGATTTCCCGCCCCAAATCATTGCCGGCATTGAAGAGCGTTTTAGGAAACACGGGATCTCAAAAGGGCAAGTGCTCGGTGTTGGTATCGGTGTTCCGGGGTTTATTGATGAAGATGAAGAAGTCGTCTCAGCTCCTAATATTGGGTGGAAAAGTTATCCATTGCAATCCGTCTTCGCGGATGCGTTTGATGTGCCTGTATGTATCAATAATGACGCGAATCTTGCGGCGGCGGGCGAACATTGGCAAGGTGCCGGTAAAAACGAAGCTTCCACTTTTTTTATAACGATCGGTACCGGAGTAGGTGGCGGAATGATCGTTAACGGGGAACTCGTTAACGGAGTCAGCGGTACCGCCGGCGAGATTGGCCACACGCTTGTCGTCCCGCATGGGCGGCTTTGTACGTGCGGGCGCGAAGGGTGTTTGGAGGAATATGTTGCGGTCAAAGGGTTACGCCGAAGTTTGCGCGACCATCTTCGTAATGGGATGGACACGAGTAGATTGCATGAAGACAGTGATGCAATAGCTATCTATGAGGCCGCGGCTTCAGGGGACGCTCTGGCGCGTCACATCGTCAATGAAGCCGCCTATTATTTGGGGTATGCCCTTGCGAACGTGGCGACGATGCTCAATCCCGAGAAAATCATCATTGGCGGCGGAATATCCGCGGCCGGGGACACGTTGTTACAACCTTTGCATCTTCATTTTAAACGCTTTGTTTTAAAAGAAGCCGATCGAAAATTAGCTTTGGAGCCTGCACGGTTTGGCAATGATGCAGGTATTTACGGGGCAGCATGGCTCGTGATGAAACGGCTTGGTTATTTTGACGGTCGACGTTGGCCGTTAAAATAG
- the rocF gene encoding arginase: MLGVPLDLGQNRRGVDMGPSAIRYAGVRERLEALGYNVCDHGDLTVPDRYEQEPEDDLKHLNAVVETNRTLAKKMEDIASGESIPLVFGGDHSIAIGSLAGITRHYQNLGVIWYDAHGDLNTVETSPSGNIHGMPLAVSLGLGHKSLTGIIGQKRAIKPENIVIIGARALDDAEKALIQKHNIKVFTMHEVDRLGMSEVINQTITHLKDCDGIHVSLDLDGLDPIDAPGVGTPVVGGLSYRESHLAMEMLEETGNITSCEFVEVNPILDEQNKTAEAAVALIGSLFGEKIR, from the coding sequence ATGCTGGGCGTGCCTTTGGATTTAGGACAAAACCGCAGAGGTGTTGATATGGGGCCCAGCGCGATTCGTTATGCAGGGGTGCGCGAGCGTTTGGAAGCACTCGGGTACAATGTCTGTGACCACGGAGATTTGACGGTCCCGGATCGCTATGAACAAGAACCCGAAGACGATCTAAAGCATCTGAACGCTGTTGTCGAGACGAATCGTACATTGGCAAAAAAAATGGAGGATATCGCGTCAGGTGAATCAATCCCGCTTGTTTTCGGCGGTGACCACAGCATTGCCATCGGAAGCCTCGCGGGAATCACACGACATTATCAAAATCTTGGTGTGATTTGGTACGACGCCCACGGAGATTTGAACACGGTAGAAACTTCCCCTTCCGGAAATATTCACGGAATGCCACTGGCCGTTAGTTTAGGGCTCGGCCACAAATCCCTAACAGGCATCATCGGACAGAAGCGCGCGATCAAGCCCGAAAACATCGTGATTATCGGAGCGCGAGCATTGGATGATGCGGAAAAAGCGCTGATTCAAAAGCATAACATTAAAGTGTTCACGATGCATGAAGTCGACCGTTTAGGGATGAGTGAAGTGATCAATCAGACGATCACGCATCTGAAGGATTGTGACGGGATTCACGTAAGCTTGGATTTGGACGGGCTTGATCCCATTGATGCCCCCGGCGTAGGGACTCCGGTCGTCGGCGGTTTATCTTACCGGGAAAGCCATTTAGCCATGGAGATGTTGGAGGAAACGGGAAACATTACTTCGTGCGAGTTTGTGGAGGTGAACCCGATCCTCGATGAACAAAATAAAACGGCAGAAGCAGCTGTTGCACTTATCGGGTCATTATTTGGTGAAAAGATAAGATAA
- a CDS encoding aspartate ammonia-lyase translates to MEYRIERDYLGEKQVPKEAYYGIQTVRAQENFPITGYPPHKSLIQAFGFVKKAAAMANRDVGGLNDTLASAIIKAAEEVIAGNLDDAFVVDAIQGGAGTSFNMNANEVIANRAIEIMGYEKGDYNRLSPNTHVNMAQSTNDTFPTAIHIAALKLSQGLQNVLNEVIDTLKKKEQSFDDVIKMGRTHLQDAVPIRLGQEMGAYRRMLERDLHRIERAVDNLNAVNMGATAVGTGLNAEPEYIDTVANYLANLTGLKLTSAEDLVDATQNTDAYTELSGSLKVLAINLSKMSNDLRLMSSGPRTGLNEINLPSRQPGSSIMPGKVNPVMCEVVNQISFQVIGNDHTISLASEAGQMEINVMGPVLVFNLLQSLSVLENGLNVFRSYALEGLTANREEAKEMVHQSVGIITAINPHVGYEVASRVAKEALESGRSVKDICVERGILSEEELDEILDPQEMTNPGIAGARFME, encoded by the coding sequence ATGGAATATCGTATTGAACGGGATTATTTGGGTGAAAAACAAGTGCCGAAAGAGGCCTATTACGGCATCCAAACCGTGCGCGCACAAGAAAATTTTCCGATCACGGGCTATCCGCCCCACAAATCATTAATCCAAGCCTTCGGCTTCGTAAAAAAAGCCGCTGCCATGGCGAATAGGGACGTTGGCGGATTAAACGACACACTCGCGAGCGCGATTATTAAGGCAGCGGAAGAAGTCATCGCGGGTAACCTCGATGATGCATTTGTCGTGGACGCGATTCAGGGAGGGGCCGGCACATCGTTTAACATGAATGCAAATGAAGTCATCGCGAATCGTGCGATTGAAATCATGGGCTATGAAAAAGGGGACTACAATCGATTAAGCCCGAATACGCACGTGAATATGGCGCAATCGACGAACGACACGTTTCCGACGGCCATTCATATCGCGGCATTGAAGCTTTCCCAAGGATTACAAAATGTACTTAACGAAGTGATTGACACCTTGAAAAAGAAAGAGCAATCCTTTGATGATGTGATAAAAATGGGGCGCACCCATTTGCAGGACGCTGTTCCGATTCGCCTTGGCCAGGAGATGGGCGCCTATCGGCGCATGCTGGAAAGGGATCTTCACAGAATCGAACGAGCCGTGGATAACTTAAATGCCGTCAATATGGGAGCAACAGCCGTCGGTACGGGACTGAATGCCGAGCCCGAATACATTGATACGGTGGCAAACTACTTGGCCAACTTAACCGGGCTTAAATTAACAAGTGCCGAAGACCTCGTCGATGCTACCCAAAATACTGATGCATACACAGAGCTCTCCGGTTCGTTAAAAGTGTTGGCGATCAACCTTTCCAAAATGTCCAATGATTTACGTTTGATGAGCTCGGGACCAAGGACAGGATTAAATGAAATCAATCTGCCTTCCCGCCAGCCGGGATCCTCAATTATGCCCGGAAAAGTGAATCCGGTCATGTGCGAAGTTGTCAATCAAATTTCTTTCCAAGTCATCGGGAATGATCATACGATTAGTTTAGCCTCAGAAGCCGGGCAAATGGAGATCAATGTTATGGGGCCCGTGCTCGTGTTTAACCTGTTACAATCGTTGTCTGTATTGGAAAATGGGTTGAACGTTTTCAGAAGTTATGCGCTGGAAGGCCTCACGGCCAATCGGGAAGAGGCGAAAGAAATGGTGCACCAAAGCGTCGGGATTATTACAGCCATTAACCCTCACGTAGGTTATGAAGTCGCTTCTCGAGTAGCAAAAGAAGCCCTTGAATCCGGACGTTCGGTGAAAGATATTTGCGTCGAACGCGGCATTTTATCGGAAGAAGAACTGGACGAGATTCTTGATCCCCAGGAAATGACTAACCCCGGCATCGCGGGCGCAAGATTTATGGAATGA
- a CDS encoding helix-turn-helix domain-containing protein: MKIGDQIKKLRENENLSQEKLAHQLHITRQAVYKWENDKGYPDIQNLINLSEVFEISLDELIKGDHTFQKNIKVKGGTGLFSNRGLLSSLNYFSLFFAPFVFPIITIIAGTAEIKKHGKRALISQLIPVPVYTFMILFFHLTTYLGIPEEGTAIFEISGTIFVILTLLCVAIWNVVQGVKLLRRQKNDGRQ, translated from the coding sequence ATGAAGATAGGTGATCAGATTAAAAAGCTACGTGAAAATGAAAATCTTTCCCAAGAAAAATTAGCTCATCAGCTCCATATAACGCGACAAGCTGTTTACAAATGGGAGAACGATAAGGGGTATCCCGATATCCAAAATTTAATCAATTTAAGTGAGGTATTTGAAATCAGTCTGGATGAACTCATTAAAGGAGACCACACCTTCCAGAAAAATATCAAAGTAAAAGGAGGCACAGGACTTTTTTCCAACCGAGGCCTTTTATCTTCCCTTAACTACTTCAGCTTATTCTTTGCTCCTTTTGTGTTCCCCATTATTACTATTATAGCGGGAACTGCTGAAATTAAAAAACATGGAAAAAGAGCATTGATTTCTCAATTAATCCCTGTACCTGTGTACACGTTTATGATCCTATTTTTTCACCTTACCACGTATTTGGGTATACCTGAGGAGGGCACGGCTATCTTTGAGATCAGCGGCACAATTTTCGTTATTCTTACTCTTCTTTGTGTTGCTATCTGGAATGTTGTTCAGGGTGTCAAACTTTTAAGGAGGCAAAAAAATGATGGCCGACAATAA
- a CDS encoding ABC transporter ATP-binding protein, translated as MMADNKPMMQVKNVSKVLGKKRAVNDVSFDIYPGEVFGLLGPNGAGKTTTIRMLVGLISMTKGQVLIKGASIEKDFEEAISQVGAIVENPEMYDYLTGYQNLLHYARMAGNVSEKRMYEIIELVGLENTISDKVKTYSLGMRQRLGLAQALIHSPSMLILDEPTNGLDPEGIREFRQHLKKLTKEEGISVLVSSHLLAEMELMCDRVGIIHHGKLVNVQSIHDFVETDLAVSITADRVDIADQVFKNAFPKHFCEAYEETIEVRIDYEQIPELIKCFVENEVKIYSVKTKSKTLEDTFLEWTGGQQIV; from the coding sequence ATGATGGCCGACAATAAACCGATGATGCAAGTAAAAAACGTTAGTAAGGTTCTAGGTAAAAAGAGAGCAGTTAACGACGTAAGTTTTGATATATATCCTGGCGAAGTATTCGGTTTATTAGGACCGAATGGGGCAGGTAAAACGACAACGATCCGTATGCTGGTTGGCTTAATTTCGATGACAAAAGGTCAAGTATTGATAAAGGGGGCAAGTATTGAAAAAGATTTTGAAGAAGCGATATCTCAAGTGGGTGCCATTGTCGAAAACCCTGAAATGTATGATTATTTAACGGGGTATCAAAATCTGCTTCACTATGCGCGCATGGCTGGGAACGTCTCAGAAAAACGTATGTACGAAATCATTGAATTAGTCGGACTAGAAAATACGATTTCTGACAAAGTAAAAACCTATTCACTGGGAATGCGTCAGCGTTTAGGATTAGCGCAAGCACTGATCCACTCTCCATCCATGCTTATTTTGGATGAACCAACCAATGGTTTGGATCCAGAAGGTATACGTGAATTCCGTCAGCATTTAAAAAAATTAACGAAAGAAGAAGGGATATCTGTTCTTGTATCCAGTCATCTGCTCGCCGAAATGGAATTGATGTGTGATCGTGTTGGAATTATTCACCATGGAAAATTGGTCAACGTTCAATCTATCCACGATTTTGTAGAAACCGATTTAGCTGTGTCAATTACAGCTGATCGTGTTGATATCGCTGATCAGGTTTTTAAAAATGCATTTCCAAAACATTTCTGCGAAGCATATGAAGAAACGATTGAAGTCCGTATAGACTACGAGCAAATTCCAGAATTGATCAAATGCTTCGTGGAAAATGAAGTAAAAATATATAGTGTGAAAACAAAGTCGAAGACACTAGAGGATACATTCCTCGAATGGACAGGAGGTCAGCAAATTGTCTAA
- a CDS encoding ABC transporter permease has protein sequence MSKVFACIKNENMKIYRRVGPRIMIGMIIAAVFILALIQNYSPIPPESMWNFVYDNIEIFVSIIIMFAVIIAAGSISGEFSKGTIKLLLVRPINRSKILLSKYVASLIFSFIMLVISVALLLIIGGMFFGFEAPSQANVTTMDGSTVENVMPHFIISIAFVGVDILMMVTIGFMISTIFHNSALAIGITIFLRFAGPNIVLALQQYDWARYILFANLNLRQHLGGASYIEGLTMTFSVITLIVYFFIFIILTWWIFIKRDVAT, from the coding sequence TTGTCTAAAGTATTCGCTTGTATTAAAAACGAAAACATGAAAATATACCGGCGTGTTGGCCCACGAATAATGATAGGGATGATCATTGCTGCTGTGTTTATCCTTGCACTAATCCAAAATTATTCACCTATACCTCCTGAATCGATGTGGAATTTTGTATACGACAATATAGAAATATTCGTCTCCATCATCATTATGTTTGCGGTTATTATCGCCGCTGGGAGTATTTCCGGTGAATTTTCGAAAGGTACCATTAAACTTTTACTGGTCCGTCCAATCAACCGATCAAAAATATTATTGTCTAAGTACGTTGCATCCCTTATATTTTCATTTATTATGCTTGTCATTTCAGTTGCACTTTTACTCATCATTGGAGGCATGTTTTTCGGATTTGAGGCGCCATCGCAGGCGAATGTTACAACAATGGATGGAAGTACAGTAGAAAATGTTATGCCACACTTCATAATTTCTATTGCTTTTGTGGGTGTTGATATACTAATGATGGTAACCATTGGCTTCATGATCTCAACCATTTTTCATAATAGTGCGTTGGCAATTGGGATCACAATCTTTTTGAGATTCGCCGGCCCTAATATTGTTTTGGCACTTCAACAATATGATTGGGCACGGTATATCTTGTTTGCCAATTTGAATTTACGGCAGCATTTAGGCGGCGCATCATACATCGAGGGCTTAACGATGACATTCTCTGTGATTACGTTAATCGTTTATTTTTTTATTTTCATCATTTTGACTTGGTGGATATTTATAAAAAGAGATGTGGCAACTTAA
- a CDS encoding ornithine--oxo-acid transaminase, with translation MSTSETLMEWHDEYGANNYSPLPVVIAKGEGSWVEDTDGYRYLDMLAAYSALNQGHRHPAIIEALHQQADRITLTSRAFHNDQIGPFYKKLSEITGMEKILPMNTGAEAVETALKAARRWGYRVKDIPENKAEIIVCTENFHGRTLAPVSLSSNREYQADFGPLLPGITIVPYGDIQALRNAITPNTAAFLFEPIQGEAGIRIPPDGYVRDVRALCDERNVLMIADEIQCGLGRTGRMFACDHEDVTPDMFILGKALGGGVMPISAVAANTNILGLFEPGSHGSTFGGNPLACAVGRAALDVIVNENLPVQAEKLGRSFLERCQTINHPAIKDVRGKGLFIGIELHEQARPYCEQLMKAGLLCKETHENVLRLAPPLTISEEDLDWAFDQIESVFS, from the coding sequence ATGAGTACAAGCGAAACGCTGATGGAATGGCATGATGAATACGGTGCCAACAATTACTCCCCGCTGCCTGTCGTCATCGCCAAAGGCGAAGGGTCATGGGTGGAAGATACGGACGGTTACCGTTACTTGGACATGTTAGCCGCTTATTCCGCGCTCAATCAAGGGCACCGTCACCCGGCCATCATCGAAGCATTGCATCAACAAGCGGATCGAATAACCCTAACGTCGAGAGCTTTTCATAATGATCAAATCGGACCTTTTTATAAAAAACTATCCGAAATAACTGGCATGGAAAAAATACTGCCGATGAATACCGGCGCCGAAGCAGTGGAAACAGCACTAAAAGCAGCTAGACGCTGGGGGTATCGTGTCAAAGATATTCCGGAAAATAAAGCGGAAATCATCGTTTGCACAGAAAATTTTCACGGCCGAACACTCGCCCCCGTTTCCTTGTCATCCAACCGGGAGTACCAAGCGGACTTCGGTCCGTTGCTCCCGGGCATCACCATCGTTCCTTACGGAGATATTCAAGCGCTGAGAAACGCGATTACACCCAACACAGCTGCATTTTTGTTTGAACCGATCCAAGGGGAAGCAGGCATTCGCATCCCTCCAGACGGCTACGTGCGCGATGTTCGAGCGCTATGTGATGAAAGGAATGTACTCATGATTGCCGATGAAATTCAATGCGGACTTGGCAGAACCGGGCGCATGTTCGCCTGTGACCACGAAGACGTGACGCCCGACATGTTCATTCTCGGAAAAGCGCTGGGCGGAGGGGTGATGCCCATCTCCGCGGTCGCTGCCAACACAAACATTCTCGGTTTGTTTGAACCCGGGTCCCACGGGTCAACGTTCGGCGGCAATCCATTGGCGTGTGCGGTCGGAAGGGCCGCCCTTGATGTGATTGTTAATGAAAATCTGCCGGTGCAGGCTGAAAAACTCGGACGTTCTTTCTTGGAGCGATGTCAAACCATCAATCACCCCGCCATTAAAGACGTTCGCGGCAAAGGGTTGTTCATCGGCATCGAGCTCCACGAACAGGCACGCCCTTATTGTGAACAGCTGATGAAAGCCGGATTATTGTGCAAGGAAACCCATGAAAACGTTCTCAGGCTTGCACCCCCACTTACGATTTCAGAAGAAGATTTGGATTGGGCGTTCGATCAAATCGAAAGCGTTTTTTCATAG
- the thiE gene encoding thiamine phosphate synthase yields MWTSGLYVISAEKSHPHRSLSSVMEAALKGGATAIQLRDKESGKQALIEKAYALQQLARSYRVPFLMNDHIDVALAVNADGVHVGQGDFPLIEARKLLGKDKVIGISTHTIEEAIEAEQYGADYIGVGPVFDSSSKDDTEKEIGVDGLKEITDHVSIPTVAIGGIKLSNAADVAATGVSGVAVISEIVTSDHIEDTCRRFTEILTETRERDV; encoded by the coding sequence ATGTGGACGTCAGGGCTTTACGTGATTTCTGCGGAAAAATCACATCCGCATCGCTCGTTGTCGTCGGTGATGGAGGCTGCTTTAAAAGGAGGTGCAACCGCGATACAACTACGGGATAAAGAAAGTGGGAAACAAGCGCTGATTGAGAAGGCGTACGCGTTACAGCAATTGGCTCGCAGCTACCGTGTCCCTTTTCTGATGAATGATCATATAGACGTTGCTTTAGCAGTTAATGCCGATGGCGTTCATGTCGGGCAAGGGGATTTCCCTCTTATTGAAGCTCGGAAGTTGTTGGGAAAAGACAAGGTCATCGGCATATCTACGCACACGATAGAAGAGGCGATCGAAGCAGAACAATATGGCGCCGATTACATTGGCGTCGGACCGGTTTTTGATTCAAGCTCTAAAGACGATACGGAAAAAGAAATCGGGGTGGATGGGTTAAAAGAGATTACCGATCACGTATCGATCCCTACCGTGGCCATCGGAGGTATCAAGTTGAGCAACGCCGCAGACGTTGCTGCCACCGGTGTCAGTGGGGTAGCGGTAATCAGTGAAATCGTAACGAGTGATCATATCGAGGATACTTGCAGGCGTTTTACGGAAATCTTGACGGAGACGAGGGAGCGAGATGTTTAA
- a CDS encoding DNA-binding protein: MVAESLFLALGFAAAAFFIGDGLKNFKSSNGNDFNFKEMFSETTPELIKENQVHHYIGLSKQDARSLIQEYPDIPHITINGQVYYPSAKLREWIKNIGE, from the coding sequence ATGGTAGCTGAATCTTTATTCTTAGCTCTAGGATTTGCAGCAGCAGCGTTTTTCATAGGTGATGGACTAAAAAACTTTAAAAGTTCCAATGGCAATGATTTTAATTTTAAAGAAATGTTTAGCGAAACAACACCAGAATTGATAAAAGAAAATCAGGTACACCATTACATCGGTTTATCAAAGCAAGATGCAAGGTCTCTAATTCAAGAATACCCAGATATACCACATATAACTATAAATGGACAGGTATATTACCCGAGCGCAAAATTGCGTGAATGGATAAAAAATATAGGAGAGTAA